From the genome of Vitis riparia cultivar Riparia Gloire de Montpellier isolate 1030 chromosome 2, EGFV_Vit.rip_1.0, whole genome shotgun sequence:
AGGAAAAAACAACATAAAGTTGCCATTCATCTTCAACAATGCAAACCCCAAACTGTGACCAGGAAGCATTGTAACATTACCCACCACCCACATGCAATTTCTTTGGAACTCTTGTCGACAACATGCATCTCAATAATACCCCAAATATGAAGCTTTAAGGCTAGCATACATTTCcttaatttgaaattccaagtgTGCTGAACATAAAGATAGACTGGCGTTTGAATTTGATAACAAAGTTATCCCTCCAGCGCACATGCACACACAATACAACAGTCGGCAAATCAAACTTGTTCTACCATAAGCGTAATATGTTGTCCTGAAACacattcataatttattaatactCACGATAACTGAAAATTTTTCCTGCATATACTTGTGGGCATTATGTAAACTTACCAAACAATATGAGGAATGAGACTCATCTTCCTACATGGAAAGATTCCCAAGTCTTTTACCATACTGTGGTATCAAGATTCTTGAATTCCTTAGAAAGGTCAACAATCAATAACAAGAAAATGGCCTATTGTTTGATGCCTTGATATTTGAAGGGAATTAACTTATTCTTGTAACTTATGTATTAGGACCCTTAAATTCCTTGGAAAACGTTATGTCGACCATCATATGGATGGTGCAGCAGCCAATTGGTTCATGCCTGAGTGTCTGTAGGGAATCAACTTAATATTACTTGATTCCGCTGTCAATTTTGCCAGTCCATGTGTAAGGTTAAACACAAGACTGGCTCCTATGGTACACAACTGAAACTGAAGTTGTGAGGTTTAGGCAAATTTCCCAAATGAGGCAAGGCATAAGCCTCAATTTACCCCAAAGGagacaataaaaataaaggtggTATTGAAGCATTTTGCCCAAATGAGACGAGGCAAGACAAAAGCCTTAATTTAAACAAccatagtaataataattttttcaatagtGAAATAAATTGAGTATAATATATCCTGCGTACTCTTGTGCGCTTTTAGCACCTATTAATACATTCTCTTacttatcaataaattaattaattaagtagaatatataaaaatgtcAAAGAATGCATCAAAGTACACAAGACGAATAGAACAATCATCAAAAGTTATAACCAAACAAGAGGAAATTATAAAATGACTACTCTCTTTGTTAGTAAGAatccaaccaatcaacaaaatcaattaaatacatTGGACCTTCTATGCAAAACTTAGCTCACAATAAAAGATTactaagaaaagtgtttttcaatcTTTCATTATAATGCTGCGAGTTTTCAAACGGTGTTCAATTCCTTTCCTATCATATTGTCAAAAAAGTACGCAAAGGGCTTGCCAGACCTTTcgtttttccccacaaaagagcaATATGAGCATGTCATCCTAACAGAATCTCCAACCATGGATGAAATCACCTAAGCTACGTCAAACAAAGAAAACTACCATAACCAAACAAGAGGAAACTACAAAAAACTAATCActtcttacctatcaaaaaaaaaaaaaaactaatcactTCTTTGGTGAGaatccaaccaatcaaaaaaattaattaaaggcATTGGACCTTCTTTATTTATGTACAATTTAGCCCACAAAAAAAAAGATTACTAAGAAAAGCGTTTTTAGTCTTTGATTAGAATGCTCCTaaatttcaaacaatcttcATTCGTTTCCTACCATATTGTCAAAAAAGTGTGCAAAGGAGTTTCTGGCCACACCTTTTGTTTTTCCCCGCAAAAGAGTCATATCATCCCAAGAGAATCTCCCTAACCATGGAAGATATCACCTAAGATACgccaaacaaagaaaacaaaaattgtcaCAAAATCCTTGTCTTGACACAATGAAAGAGGATGTGATCaataaattctttctttttcttacaaAGAAAGCATCTGTTTGCCAACGACCAGTCTCTCCTTTGAAGCTGATCCAAGGTTAATACCTTTTCCCAACTCAtctcccaagaaaaaaaaaacctcacttTTTGGATGGAACTTAAGAATTTCAAATTACTCTCATTAGGAAAGGAATTGATCTCTCTGACTCCAAGACAGAGTATAAAGTTTCGACAAAAAAAGTTTCAGTCTTTGATTCCATCCAAATCCTCTCCTATATTCACCACCTTTCCTTGTAGTCTATAAAAGAAACTCTCCATATTGTCTAACTCCCATTCATTTGAATGCTTAAAGAAGCAAGGAACCTAATAACCCCCTTCACTTGACTAGTTCCATAAATCCACTGCCCATGCCTCTTTCAATATAGTTAATATATACAAAGATGGAAAGGATACACACAAAAGCTCATCTCCATGCTACTTACTTTTTCAAAACTTCGCTCTCCTCTCATTTCTCACAGAAAAAATGACtctactattaaaaaaaatctcaacctTTTCTAATAGTTTACCATAACCTAACTTTATACCCATCTCTCACCTCAAAAGAATGCCACCccccttcttcttccccatatTTTCCATCTATGAACTGCTCCCAACGAGCTTTCCTTTCAAATGCATATCCCCAACTCCACTTAAAAAGAAGGGCCTTGTTAAGCGGGAGATAGACAACTAACACCCAAGCCCCCTTTCCTCATATATAGACAATCGCTCACTTTTCTAAATTTAGTTTTCCCTCTAAAGCCCAACCTCTCCATAAgaaatctctttgaatcttttccaatCTCAATCTAACTATTCTTGGGATGCTAAACgatgacataaaataaataggtaagCTAGATAATGTGTTTCAAATGAAAGTGAGCCTCTCCTCCTTCGGAGATATATTATCTTCTCCACATCACCAGTCTTTTTATAGAACCACTCTTCCACCACCTTGCAACCTATCTCCAAGGTCAACTCCTCCATGTTATCTACCCTTCCAATCAAAATCAACTCACTCTTCCCTAAGTTTACTTTCAGTTCTAagatggcttcaaaccacatgaacAATCAATTTAAATGAGTCATCTAATCTTGAGAAACCTCATAATAAACGATAGCATcatcaagaaaacaacaaaTGGAAAACTCCTACTCCTTGCCTCCTCTACTCCTCACCCTAAACTCCAACAGGAATCCACGCTGACAGGAATCCCCGCCAACAAGCCCTCAGGAAGACAATTGAGAGCCTCCACTATGAACACAAATAAGTAAGGAGAAAGAGGATCCCCTTGTCTTAAGCCcttaaagctttgaaaaaaaatccaaatgggGTGTCATCGACAAGAACAAAGAACTTTGTTGTAGATATGCACcatttaattaatctaattcATTTCTGACCAAAGTCCATCATTTTTAGGACAAAAACCAAAAAGTTTCAATTAACATGATCATATACCTTATCAATGTTAAGCTTACACAAAACTCCATAAGCATCGTTTTTCAACATAGTTGATGGCGGCCTCATTAGCTATAAGCACTATAGTTACAATTTGTCTTCCCTCCAAAAATGCATTATGGAACTTAGATACCACTTTACCCACTGCTTTCTTTTATCTACTGGTCAACACTTTAACTAGAAGGTTAAAAATCCAACTCACCCAATGGGGATAAAATCTACCTATCAAAAATATCTTTAGGATCTTTTGCCCCCTCCCTTTCTTTGGAATTAACACAAAAAAAGTGGCATTGAGGCTTTTTTCAAACTTACCCTGTTCATCAAAATTTCATCACCTCTTCCTTCACATAATCCAAATCATATCTACTAGAAGGTTAAACAAAACTCATTTGGTCTTGGAGCTTTATCCCAATTCAAGTTTGATACGACTCTAAACACCTCTTCCTCTAAGAACAACTCCTCCAATTTTACTACTTCCTACTTATCTAAAACGCCAAACGACATTCCATTGATGCTAGGTCTCCACTCCTTCACATCAGATAAAAGGTTGAGGAAAGTTCAGGCCACCCATTCATTTATCTCATTCTCCTTAGTTAATCAAACCCCACTTTAATCTTGGCCAAAAAGTTCTTTCTTTTGTATGCATTAGCAATTTTGGGAAAGAATTTAGTATTTCTATCACCCTCATTTAGCTAAATCTCCCCTGATTTTTGCCTTTATGAAGCTTCTTCCAAAAGGACCCATTTTTTATTCCCCTCCTTTGCTTACCTCCTAGCTTCCACCTCATCTTGGGTCAAAGCACCTATCCTCTCCTTGGAATACTAAAAGCCCACTTGGTTAAAGGTCATATCCTTTCTAACTACAACATTGCCAAACACCTTTTTATTCCAACTCTTCaagtttgattttaatgctttcaATTTCACAGCCAATATGAAACTATAAGATCCTCTTAAATTATACCATAACGACCACCTCTTAAGGAAATCTTTGAATCCCTCCTCCTTAAGCCAAATATTTCCAAACCTAAAAGGTATATTCATCCAACAAAAAAGGTGAATGATCCAACAAAGGTCTTGGTAAGGTACAATGCACCACCACACTGAAATAACTTTCCCACTCCTTGGACACCAGAAAATGATCTAATCTTGACCAGAAATTATTATAAGCCACATATTTCCAAACCTAAAAGGAGTAGAGCCTCTCATTATCCGAACCCCATCTAGTAGAATAGGTGAATGATCTAACACAGGTCTCGATAAGGTACATTGTAGCACCCCAATGAAATTATTTTCCCACCCCTTGGACATAAAAATGGTCTAATCTCAATCGATAATGATTATTCAAGCCATCACACAATGAAAAGGGACACCAATCAAAGGAAGATCCCTCAGCTCAAGCTCCTAGATGATCTCCAAGAATCTTCTCATacccataataataataataataataataataataataataataataataataaatacagtCTTTAACATGATGATCATTATCACCTATTTAACATGACCACTATTATCACCAATAGGATCCTTCCATGAGTCATCATCATTGTCTTTATCATCATACCCATTAATGTTGATGTCCAcctattcttcttcttcatccatcAATCAGAGTGATCTTTTTCCTATGTTTAATGATACTAAAATAATGGTTACAAATGAGCTTATCTACTCTATGACCCAACAAAGTCcttgatttcttctttctcaaTATTCTTTCTCactatcttttatatatttattttttcctttttaaaggGTCAAATAAAAGACAACTAaacatttattttgtaaaaggttTAACCCAAGCTCTAAAACAAGACCCATACCCAGAGCCCACTAATGTCGATTTTGATTGACAAGagataaataagaagaaaaaatagaaaactatatGAAGCCACTAATGCCGGTTTTAAACCACATTCTAGGCACATACTAAAGCTCAATCCTGTGAACCACACTTGAAATTTATCAAATGCGGAGAATCCACTttgttcaatttaattattctGCTTATTCACCAAATTATAACCCAAATTCTGCCGATTCATCTAGTATTTCAgacaaattaacaaataaaatggcCTACTTCtcattcaatttaattattctGATTATTCACCAAATTATAGCCCAAACTCTAAAGATTCATCTAGTCTTTCACataaattaactaataaaatgGCCTACTTCCAATTCTTCATCATAGTTCTTCTATGATTTTCCAACAAATGGTTACCCGAGGCAATCCTAATCTTAatccaaattttacaaaatcgAACTTCAAATTAACCAATAAGAACAaatatagaataaagaaaaaaattcattaaacaaTGCTAAGTTTCGAACAGAATTAgagtcttttttctttttcctttttgtaagtttaagGGATTAAACAAAACCCTTTTCAGATTTCACATAATCAAACTCCAAAAGAGTGTTTTCTAGTTCGGTAGTTCCTTACAATCCgtttccttttttcttcagAACACTACCCGAAACTGCGGCGCGTCAGAGCCACTCGCCGGTAAAATCTCCCACCGGCACGGCTCCAGATCGTCGGAAACCGGGCAGTACCCGGCGAGCGTCACCTTGTCGGACGAGGCTGCGACCGACCCGAATTCGAAAACCGTCACATCTGGCGTAGCCTGTGGCCTCGGAACCTCAACGGCGCCGTTCATGCCGGGAATTTCGGGAGGAGAACCGGGTTTCGGATCGGGTTTTTTGGTTTCGGAGGTGGGTTTTTGGGAGGGTTTCCACCAAGATAGAAGCCCCATGGCTGATGATGATGGTGACGAGTATTCGAATTTGGAATGGTGTAGGGTTTTTGGATTTGATTGTTTTTTGGCTGGGTAGTAAATGGGCCTAGAACTTGGATAAATTACGAGATTGCCATCTCAGTGTTGAATTGTAGTTCGAATTAGGGATGGCAACGAAGATCCGGGATAGGTGCTCCACCCCAATCGCcccttttatttaaaataattttcatccccattccatttaaaaaattaaatagggtgAGGAGAGGTGGGAATAGGAAATTCTCATCCCCGTTCTGTCctactcatttaatttattttttatttaaattactttaaaattttttaattacattaaaaaaattataaataattaaattattatat
Proteins encoded in this window:
- the LOC117928313 gene encoding uncharacterized protein LOC117928313, with protein sequence MGLLSWWKPSQKPTSETKKPDPKPGSPPEIPGMNGAVEVPRPQATPDVTVFEFGSVAASSDKVTLAGYCPVSDDLEPCRWEILPASGSDAPQFRVVF